In one Cardiocondyla obscurior isolate alpha-2009 linkage group LG17, Cobs3.1, whole genome shotgun sequence genomic region, the following are encoded:
- the LOC139109347 gene encoding cilia- and flagella-associated protein 52 codes for MEPQDLETIGIITFDGITKNSLRLHPDDEHFLYPMGHKVAIRNIKTSEQRFLTGHTNNVSALCVSPCGEYVASGQNNHLGFKAMVIVWNYKEGTIKGSYETHKVCVEDLCFTCNSDFLVSLGGRDDGNVIVWDVQKNCLICGSFASNDTSGNAYNIARTHIHRECFVTAGDRTLKIWRIEVEKRRIQSFDVEVGKLKRLINCIAVDEKDEIVYCGTSSGDIIKARLNLRDDVQCGEPSRLPVLIGCYSKITRNSRKMKMGEGDLYAGGVKSLLLLKDGKLVIGTGDGTIELIQIINLKENRMSKLSKFPNTPQIFTHQTENLCSAVTSMVLYQNDFVLAGTSWCEIYQIQLSNFANMRLLVTCHTSCIYTIAFPRNHSEIFATGSKNDVRVWQLENQKEKVRITVANFICSSLQFARDDQMLLSAWNDGVIRAFAPHNGEFYFSIYNAHTKAVSTIATTSDSSTLISGGCDGQVRIWDIKTDVQRLISILKEHRGPITFLHISSNNEDLISSSTDGTCVIWDIIQCTRKHVLIGNTMFMMAQFSPDGIQILTCGTDRKITYWETLDGSLVREIEGSNAGTMNCLDVSPNGRYFITGSNDCTVKIWEYDSADLTHVGTSHAAIITACKFSTDCKHVVTASADGTIMIWKFPLEFLNESRRINQSGRTISSIHSLSNSDVDKLSSQKSESNASVAADQTERSSKTSISSCASDIKSLSIASDRSKDSKKEIRVEKTPICKCVLPSSANSKSKSTLNHCRCKDAKKNKSSSKAKTVKNLKESSDSCSNKSVTVKTS; via the exons ATGGAACCTCAAGATCTCGAAACAATCGGAATAATCACGTTTGACG GTATAACGAAGAACTCTCTGCGACTGCATCCAGATGATGAGCACTTTCTCTATCCAATGGGCCATAAGGTTgctataagaaatattaaaactagCGAGCAACGATTCCTTACTGGACATACAAACAATGTTTCAGCATTATGCGTTTCCCCGTGTGGCGAGTACGTCGCTTCTGGGCAGAATAATCATCTTGGTTTCAAG GCCATGGTCATTGTTTGGAATTATAAAGAAGGCACGATAAAAGGTAGCTACGAGACACATAAAGTATGTGTTGAAGACCTGTGCTTCACTTGCAACAGTGACTTTCTCGTAAGTCTTGGCGGCAGAGACGACGGCAATGTGATCGTCTGGGACGTTCAGAAGAATTGCCTCATAtgtg GATCGTTTGCCAGCAACGATACGAGCGGTAACGCATATAACATTGCAAGGACACATATTCACAGAGAGTGCTTCGTTACCGCTGGTGacagaacgttgaaaatttgGCGGATTGAGGTGGAAAAACGTCGGATACAGAGTTTCGACGTGGAAGTAGGAAAATTGAAGCGCCTGATCAATTGCATCGCCGTGGACGAGAAGGATGAGATAGTCTACTGCGGCACTTCTTCCGGTGATATTATTAAAGCAAG aTTGAACTTGCGTGACGATGTGCAATGTGGAGAACCGTCACGCTTGCCAGTATTAATCGGTTGCTATTCGAAAATAACGCGCAACTCGAGAAAAATGAAGATGGGCGAGGGTGATTTGTATGCGGGTGGAGTTAAGAGCTTGCTACTTTTGAAGGACGGAAAATTGGTAATCGGTACTGGCGACGGTACTATCGAGCTGATtcagataataaatttgaaagagAATCGAATGTCTAAATTATCAAAGTTTCCTAATACGCCGCAGATATTCACC cACCAAACAGAAAACTTGTGTAGCGCCGTGACGTCCATGGTTCTGTATCAAAACGACTTTGTACTGGCCGGGACATCTTGGTGTGAGATCTATCAAATTCAGTTatcaaattttgcaaatatgcGCCTACTCGTCACCTGCCATACCAGTTGCATATACACCATCGCGTTTCCACG CAATCATTCGGAGATATTCGCAACAGGCAGCAAAAACGATGTTAGAGTTTGGCAATTGGAAAATCAGAAGGAAAAGGTTCGTATCACCGtggcaaattttatttgctcCAGTCTGCAATTCGCACGCGACGATCAAATGTTGCTTTCTG CTTGGAACGACGGTGTAATAAGAGCGTTTGCGCCCCACAATGGGGAGTTTTATTTCTCCATTTATAACGCTCATACGAAAGCCGTGTCCACTATCGCTACTACAAGCGATAGTAGTACATTGATTAGTGGTGGTTGCGATGGccaa GTACGTATATGGGACATAAAAACTGACGTACAGCGATTAATTAGTATATTGAAAGAACATCGTGGCCCGATAACATTCCTGCACATTTCGAGTAACAACGAGGATTTAATCAGTTCGAGTACGGATGGCACTTGTGTTATCTGGGATATAAT ACAGTGCACCAGGAAACACGTCCTTATAGGAAACACAATGTTTATGATGGCGCAATTCTCACCAGACGGTATTCAAATCTTGACATGTGGCACAGATCGAAAAATCACTTACTGGGAAACTCTGGATGGTTCTCTGGTGCGTGAGATTGAAGGTTCCAATGCCGGAACGATGAATTGCTTAGACGTCAGTCCGAATGGACGATACTTTATTACCGGATCTAATGATTGTACCGTCAAAATCTGGGAGTACGACAGCGCGGATCTCACCCACGTTGGTACATCTCACGCTGCAATAATCACCGCGTGTAAGTTCAGTACGGACTGCAAGCATGTAGTGACGGCTAGCGCTGACGGAACAATTATGATTTGGAAATTTCCACTCGAGTTTTTAAATGAATCTAGAAGAATAAATCAGTCAGGAAGAACAATTAGCTCTATACATAGCTTATCTAACTCAGATGTGGATAAATTATCTTCACAAAAAAGTGAGAGCAATGCGAGTGTTGCAGCGGATCAAACAGAACGATCCTCCAAAACATCTATTTCATCATGTGCAA GTGATATAAAGTCGCTATCAATTGCTTCTGATCGGAGCAAAgattctaaaaaagaaatccgcGTAGAAAAAACGCCCATTTGTAAATGTGTATTGCCAAGTTCAGCAAACTCCAAATCAAAAAGTACATTGAACCATTGTCGTTGTAAGGACGCTAAGAAGAACAAATCGTCGAGCAAAGCAAAGACGGTGAAAAATCTGAAAGAATCTTCAGATTCGTGCAGCAATAAATCTGTTACAGTAAAAACATCATGA
- the Atg12 gene encoding autophagy protein 12-like, translating to MATKEETSSTMTDVKAEETPDNSTTEDVPTSLETIPEGNTPKNELQTASEGQVQKDKSKIDILLKATANAPIMKQKKWSVSQDNPIGRISEFIKKYLKLDPNERLFLYVNQTFAPAPDQTVKNLYDCYGADGKLVIHYCKSQAWG from the exons ATGGCGACTAAAGAAGAGACAAGTAGCACAATGACTGATGTAAAGGCTGAGGAGACACCAGATAATTCAACAACAGAGGATGTACCAACTAGTCTAGAAACAATTCCTGAAGGAAACACGCCAAAAAATGAGCTTCAGACAGCATCAGAAGGACAAGTTCAGAAGGACAAATCTAAAA TCGATATATTGCTGAAAGCCACTGCTAATGCTCCAATTATGAAGCAGAAAAAATGGTCTGTTAGTCAAGATAATCCTATCGGACGGATTTccgaatttataaaaaaatacctcAAACTGGATCCTAACGAAAGACTG TTTCTATACGTGAATCAGACGTTCGCACCTGCTCCTGATCAGACAGTCAAGAACTTGTACGATTGCTATGGTGCTGATGGAAAGTTGGTTATACATTACTGTAAAAGTCAAGCCTGgggttga